Genomic window (Amaranthus tricolor cultivar Red isolate AtriRed21 chromosome 7, ASM2621246v1, whole genome shotgun sequence):
TTCTTTACAAGCTCGAGAAGAATTTCATTTGTTTTCATTTCCCTTCCTCTCTCGCTCATTCTCACATGATTCGTCAATCTCCTTGTGAATCgcaattgaaaaagaagaattatggtcggtttagtttattataagttcattttgagcgaattgcgaACACAAATAACGAATTATCTGGCGAAGTATATTACACTATTTTCTCTTCATTCAATACTTGTCCGAAAAGAAGGAAGATGGATCCACTGCCATTGACTACACCCAGGGTCGGCCCCAAGATTTTAGACGCCCGGGGTGAAACATTAGATATGGCCCCTAAAATATTAACCATTaaagcaagtcttgtatgagaccgtcagACCATGTGACAAGCCAATATAATCAACCCATTTCGCTAATTGATTACTTATGTTAAAGGTTATGAGCGCTCACTTAAAAACTGTAAacgatcactttaagacaataagtGTGAATTGGGTCAGgtcaatagagatggtctcacagtgagactgTTTCATTTCTCTAATTTCTCAACTGAATTAGAAGCATGTTGAGCTCGCTAGACAAGCAACCCAAATCTTAAGAAAACGAGAAATTCATATGACTAAAGAACCTTTCTCAAGAGTAAGCAACAGCTAGATAttgaaattgcaacttaccatTGTACTGAAAAGAACAACGGATATGGTGCTCGTGATCATCATCGCATTTCCCCTCAGCTGCGTATGACCCCCCTTCGTAAACTGCATAAACCATGGAGAATTCATAAGCAATGATCTCATAAGAACTAATGATGGTGCTCGTGTCCTAGAAAATTGATCAAAGAACGGTTTAAAGGACTAAGAGACGTTGGGATAGATTCAACGACATACTTGATTATAAGCAAGTGCCATGGAGACAGCGCCTCTCATGAGACCCGCCCACCATATGATTATCTATAGTCAAAGAATTTACGTTAGCTTCATATCAATCGATTAAGAACAATGTCCGAATATGCATGATAGAAACTTGCCTGTTGTTTGAAGGTGACCTTTTCACTCGAAGATTTCTTGAAAAAGTTTGTTAACAAGGATATCGGGAAAACAAAAGCTGCTCGCCCAACCATCACTAAACCGAGCAATATAGAACTCACGGCAACAGAAGTTCCAGGACTGCCGAGGACATCAAGGGCCGAAACGAAACATTAAGATTCAAACATGTGCAAGATTTTAAACTcggaaaattgaaattaattttgaaagtgCTCGAAGATCAGTGTCTATGAATCGAAAATTCGAGATCTCATGATACCTGTCACTCACGAATTTCCACTTCTCGATGTCTAGTGCGTCCATACCAACATATAGAAATAGAAAAGTCTCTGCAACGAAAGACAGTGTTGCGAAAGCATGCCTGTCAAAGAAGATGGTAAGATGGTTAGGACAACCGTGAGAAATTATAAGTCGTACGAAGATGGTAAGATGAGCCACCGTACTTGGTGGTTATTCTAGAGCTCTCGGTCACGTTGTGCCATGTATAATGTGACATGACGATCCCACAGAAGAATACTGTAAGAATCCCACTCAAATAGAACAGCTGCAGGAAGAAAACATGAATCAGCTGAAACACAAAGTACACCCACTTGAATGAAACAAGACTTGTATTAAAAGAGAAGTGTTTTAGAGATAAGAAATAGGAAAAGACACTGATTAACAAAAATGGAAATATAGAAGCTTACTTCTGCAAGCATGTAAGAGAGATAAGCCATAAGCATCATTAAAGCAACTTCACGATCAGTCGAATGCCTACAATGTAGCAAGAATTTCATTAGAACATATCGATTTAAAATTAGGATTAGTATTTTCTCGATAATCTTTGCGGTGTTTTAAGGGGTTGGATGTTCTCCAAGATAAGCCATTGGCATGGCATAGGAgatatatctttatttttaacgAATGCGAGCAACACGAAAAATGCATTTTAATTGCCAACAAGCTTAAACCTTCCGTACTATTCTAAAATGAAGGTTTCTTTCTTGTTTGTAGCCTATATAAGAAAGAGTGTAGGAGAcgcaaatataaaaaaaacgataaaagagaatcgtttaagatggtttggacatgtgcgaAGACGGGGTGTTAACAAACCGGTAAAGGCGATGGAAAGCTGAAGCTCGAGAGACGTAAAAAGAGCGAAAAAGACCGAAGATGACTTGGAGGACAGGAATGGAAAAAGATATGACCTAGACTCATaaattgagatggtagaaatcagtatgaatggagaagaagaatccaTATGGACAACCATTGAAACTGATATATTGGTTTAGGTAGCCgacccaatcttttgggattaaggctcagCATCGTTGTTGTTGCATATCACCCGCATTAAAGGGATAAAAAAACCACGTTTTAGATCGTTGTAAAGGATATTTTATGGTTTTGATTGATATTTAACTGAACCACAACCGCATCACGCCCATAAACACATACCAACAAACATTgccgtatttttgcactatggtacGAAACCTTAAATAAATACTTTTtcaatgaaaatttatttaGGCGAGTTCGTCTCGGACAACAtacttctttctttttcttattccCTATTACCACGATCTTTTAAACAATTAGGATTATGAAAGTTTTTTGATGaatatttcataataatttaaaacttaatataagTATCCAAATTCAAGTAAAACATACCTTCCGAAGTATAGCTTTTTGATAATGTAAGCACTGACCAAACCAGTCTGCAAAGAGCACAAATtgtattttaaaacaaatcaaacccAGCATACATATTGATAAGCTATGGAGAAACAGAATGACACAAATAAGGCAAACAGCAGAATTACCATAGCACCAAGCACAGTGCTTGAGAAAAATAAGTACAAGAAGTTGCCAATAAACGTTAGAGCGATTCTGTGATCGATTTTCGAGAGGTCGAAGCTCTTAAGCGCGTTAAAAAGCACCACGGATGTGGCATCGTTAACAACACCCTCGCCAAACACCAGACTGTAGAGGAGAGGAGTCTCATCCTGATTAAGCACCTGCACAATGAAAGACAATTATTAAATCCGGAACTGATAGGGTTCAGCgttgtgttagagtatataacatatcctggagcCTCAACCATCGGCTTAAAGTTTTGGTAAAGTTGGTTCCTTCGCATGGTATCAAAAGCCAGTGTGACAAAAGGTCacgagtttgaatctcaactaGAGGTGTTTAACGGGGTGGATCGACCCAACGGATCAAGGGTCGAGTTACATTTTAATGGGTCATTAGCGGGTCAGGTTATCAACGGGCCTTGGTGTGAAGGGTCAGGCCGAGCCAAATAATTATAGGAATCAGTTGCGAAAAAAATATTACCatctttttttatatgatattattatatacataagtgGATCGACCCAACCGgccaaaaaataagaataaaaaaccaTTATATGAGCTTTTAAAAATGGGTCGGATTCAAATGAGCTTTGACCTTCCCCAACCCATTTAAAATTTGACATGACCCACCCCGATCCGGCTCATCGACACGGCAGTTGAACACCTttaatctcaaccacccctcgcttaaagtgaaatattcagcGCGCCAGGTATAAGGAAGGTATTGCTGCATTCACACTTCTAACCTaaaggctctcgtgtgaggggatgtattagagtatataacatattttggggttcaaccattaacttaagcttttgatttgGGGTGTATGATTCCAATTCTTTGACAATTAATTACCTGAAGTGTGCAAACAGAATCCGTTGCAGCAAATATTGCACCGATTGCTGAAGTTGTGGAGCAAAGTATTAAATCTCAAGCAAAGATGTAACAAATGCTATAAGCCTATAACAAGAAAAGATCATTATGCAAAGTAAATAAATACCAAGATAATCTATCAAATCCAAAGAACCAATATCCATCTTCTTAAAAAATGTCATTGCTCCTGCATCATATAACACAAAATCAGCATTGAGAATCCAAAAGAAGCATACTACCAAGCTATGTTACTTGcctcgggtactgatgttggatactggtacgtgttcAGCTGtcagatacgtctaaatattcaattttacgcctaaaatgatgtgtctaagtgtcatactAATATCCAAGTATTAAGGATcagactcgggtactgatgttggataccGGTACATGTCCATGTATCGTATACgtctaaattttcaattttacgcctaaaatgaagtgtctaagtgtcataccaatgtccgaatATCAAGGATCAGACACGGGAACGAATATCAAGGATCAGACACGGgaacgtgaagcaaaatgaaaattCCGAGTAACATAGCTTCATAGTGCTTGGACTAAACAAATTCATACAAGTTTTCATTACCTAGAGATATGATGGTGAATGATACCAATGTCCCAACAGCTCCAAACATCATGATAGTAATGAAGTTCCGAAAGAATTGCTTCTTTTTCACCTGAAAACTGAAAAGAAATCGAACCCAATCATATCACCACCCGGGTTTAAACCCAAAAGCTACAAATGTGATCGAAACAAAAGCAAACAAACCcagcattaaaaataattggcGGAAGAAGATAGATGAAGAAAAGATCTTCGCTAAACACCAACAAATGCGAACTCTTTCCTCCGCTTATTAGAAGAATCACAACTCCGGTGGCTATACCCTGACAACAGAAAACACACAAAATTATACAAATCAAGATCCCCCAATTCAAACGACGAGCATTGATGATACGTAGCATACTTGAATCAACCAAACAAAGAACGATGAACTTACAATAAGTAAAGCCGTGATGGACTCATTCATCCATCGATTTTCCTCAAGAAGATGGCCAATTACGATACAACCACACAGAAGTGCCACGAACATATTCATTGAAACCACAGAACCATGATCAGAAGTTGTTAGTGCATCAATTTTGCTAAATAGAGAGCTCAATAGAAGCATCATGGCGTCAATATTTTTTCgaacaatcaaacaaaaaccGAAACAAAGATATACGAAATATGTATACAAATGTGTTATGTATGTAGAATTCGATTTTTATGTGTTTGCAGATTCTATGTCTCCTTGCTGCCCATCTCAAGAACTTGAAAAAATTGTACCATATGAATTCTGCATACAAGTAATAAGACATAATAATTATTGAAAGTCAATTATTGAAGCTAAAATTAAACCAAGTAGGACAAAgcacaaaataatattcatactTCTTAACTCTTTCATATGCTCTAATTATCAGTATGTTGTATGTAGTACCAATACTTCACTAGATACCCAATACATCCCCGGATACTTGGTACTTCAGTTTGtctgtcaagaaaccaactcaaccaaaagcttaagttgatgattgAGGCATTAGAAATATGAATACAGCACATGTAGCCCTCATACCTGAcgttgaatattccactttaaatgagatgTGATTAAAATTCAAACTCGTGACCAGGTTTCTAATagcatgtcaaggaaccaactcaaccaaaaagcttaagttgatggttgaaatACTCTAACGGTATGTGCTTGTTTTTGACTATATCCGACTTGTTGTAACCTATCTCcgtgttctgaaatacttgatATATTACCCTTGttactattaatttattttagcttatttttttatattgctACTAATGTGTAAGACCCGAATTTAAGAAATAACATGAATACGTACAATTTACAAAAAGATAtattaaatacaataaaaacaaattttattaacaaatcAAGCATAAAGACAAATGATGATATTATATAGCAATAGGACCACTTAATCATGTTTATATGCTTAAAATATGAGGAACCCCAGATGCTTAAATTAGCAACAGAATTCAGATTCTTAAATTAGCaacaattattaaatattataatcaatcaagaaaacAACTCATTCACTGAAATTTATTccatgattgaaaaaaaaaaatcttctttaataatagtaatttatttataagaaaacaaaacaaccaATACAATGAATAGTGATTGCCTGGAATAAATCCAATGCttggaatcattttaaaaataataggagTACTCCCACTTGAATTTAATACATAATTCAAAatgtaataaatttaatggagtagattttataaaaaaaattccacaatTGTTTCAAgaataacaaacaaaaacataCCAATGCATATCCAAGCATCATCAACTTAGGGACATTCAAAAGTATGCAACTTTAAGAATCAATCCCATAATTCTCATAAACAGCAAAATTTACCcctttttgtaaaattaattcttttatttttgaataataaggTAGTCGGAAAGTATATTTGTTCTaactgaaataattttaatttttgaaaaagacccaatatttatttttaagtggaagaaaaaaaatgagtaTACGGAGAAAAAACAAGAATTAAGGTGGGATTTGGGAAGAAATAAGATGTAAGGGAAATCTCTGGAAGAATAGAGAGAAAAGTtggtttaaaaaaattaataaaaatggaaaggaaaatgaaaaaaaatagataatataataattgaaaaaggGAAGAAGCTTTAAGTATAAGTAGTAGGAGTAGGAGAAGTCCAAAGAGGAAAGAAGAGAAGAATAATGAGTGAGGGATCACAATCAGGCATTAGATTAGGGAAGGTATAGTAAGTTGTTGAGCCCAATCTATGGAGTGTATACAACCAAATATGAGAAGGTGGCAAGTACTTTACAAGTTGCAACTCGTGATTCCTCTCTTTACTTCTTTGCGAAGTTGCTCAAAACAGACACGGCAATCTTATAGTTATCCGAACTTGTAACCGAATTCATGCGACTTGACTTgagttcaaaattaatttaaaattatgctAGAATCAATGTTGATTAATCGGACGATCTGCTATATagcaactttttattttttgaaaaaacaataaattcaaataaatatcgaaaaaatatttaaaaattgttaaaattttttagatttttttatgtaaattttcaaaatttttctctaactttatattaattttcagtttactttttttggtAAAATACCTACGATAGCAGGCCATCCGGATACttaagtttactctaggaaaataccccataaagttagatttattcatgattaatcaataattgtaattattgtaagaaaatcataaaaaattatattatttaagatTACTTTTCCCAAAAAAAAGTGTCATTTTTAATGACAAAACATTATTCTTGACCTGATTGTACTTGACATTGATGCTCATATATGCCCAAGTTTTTCTTTAATGATCCGTTTGGTATGTAGTAATAAATGATGGTAATAGatataaaaattagtataattttggttgaaaaatctgtTGGTTACCTTGATTGTCATGGttgtccaactttaatcatctcattttctttataaaatttatcCCAAAGCTTATTATATTGGGAGGATAGTATTAAGTGAtaatggaaatttataaacaaaaaaacttttttgtgatcaaagtttagTTTCATTGTCATAggaataatttgaagaaattttacactataaatcatttccattattatcatttagtaccactaaacGGACAGTATTTTCCAAATAAACCCAAATTTTCCATATACCATGGGCAAATCTTAGTTGTTTAACCTTACTAaagaaattagtttttttttccacTGAAGAAGCAAAATTACCCTTGACATTCTTAAAAGACAAATACTAATTGCTAACTAATAACAAAAAAcaatttcaatttatttgtcTTTATCAgactatttatcattttaagaAAGTATATCTTTTACATAAAGGACATTGGTTGATTATAAAATCACGAATTTATCCTTTATCTTAATCAATTGTctctaactttttaaaatttttaaaattcacacttttttcattttgagacTTAATTTATGGCATTAAGCCATTATATAATTCGAAAATGAcggatgaataaaaaaaaattaagaatttattgttaattatatttatattttctataATTAAAGTTTTCATTATATtacaagatttttttt
Coding sequences:
- the LOC130818965 gene encoding sodium/hydrogen exchanger 2-like — protein: MMLLLSSLFSKIDALTTSDHGSVVSMNMFVALLCGCIVIGHLLEENRWMNESITALLIGIATGVVILLISGGKSSHLLVFSEDLFFIYLLPPIIFNAGFQVKKKQFFRNFITIMMFGAVGTLVSFTIISLGAMTFFKKMDIGSLDLIDYLAIGAIFAATDSVCTLQVLNQDETPLLYSLVFGEGVVNDATSVVLFNALKSFDLSKIDHRIALTFIGNFLYLFFSSTVLGAMTGLVSAYIIKKLYFGRHSTDREVALMMLMAYLSYMLAELFYLSGILTVFFCGIVMSHYTWHNVTESSRITTKHAFATLSFVAETFLFLYVGMDALDIEKWKFVSDSPGTSVAVSSILLGLVMVGRAAFVFPISLLTNFFKKSSSEKVTFKQQIIIWWAGLMRGAVSMALAYNQFTKGGHTQLRGNAMMITSTISVVLFSTMVFGLLTKPLILFLLPQPKHFTSASTVSDLGSPKSFILPLLDGQDYEVNNDDTTDRNLIHPNSLRMLLNAPTHTVHYYWRKFDNAFMRPVFGGRGFVPYVPGSPTEQSNHTLS